One Halomonas sp. M4R1S46 genomic window carries:
- a CDS encoding DUF4112 domain-containing protein, with product MSPADAPQRRPADARTRVHRLARLMDSSIRLPGGIRIGVDGLIGLVPVVGDLAAAGASFYIVAQAAHAGVPARVLARMVLNVALDTLVGAIPVLGDVFDVAFKANLRNARLMDAYLDRSAPH from the coding sequence ATGTCACCAGCTGACGCACCGCAGCGCCGGCCCGCCGACGCTCGCACGCGCGTGCACCGGCTCGCGCGGCTGATGGACAGTTCGATCCGTCTGCCCGGCGGTATCCGCATCGGGGTCGACGGGCTTATCGGGCTGGTACCAGTGGTCGGCGATCTCGCGGCGGCCGGGGCATCGTTCTACATCGTCGCGCAGGCGGCGCACGCCGGCGTGCCGGCCAGGGTGCTTGCGCGCATGGTACTGAACGTCGCGCTGGATACCCTGGTCGGCGCGATCCCGGTACTCGGGGACGTGTTCGATGTCGCGTTCAAGGCCAATCTACGCAACGCCAGGCTGATGGATGCGTATCTGGATCGAAGCGCACCGCACTGA
- a CDS encoding YqaE/Pmp3 family membrane protein, translating to MDLLRIIIAIFLPPLGVFLQEGVGKHFWINILLTLLGYIPGIIHAVWIIVRR from the coding sequence TTGGACCTGTTACGCATCATCATAGCGATCTTCCTGCCGCCGCTCGGCGTCTTCCTGCAGGAAGGCGTCGGCAAGCATTTCTGGATCAACATTCTGCTCACGCTGCTCGGCTATATTCCCGGCATCATTCACGCCGTGTGGATCATCGTCAGGCGATGA
- a CDS encoding GlsB/YeaQ/YmgE family stress response membrane protein, whose translation MGIIVWLVMGGLVGWIASMIMGTNAQQGIILNIVVGIVGALIGGWLIGPLLGAGSINDGITIMSFIVSLIGAVILLAILSLFQRSRKR comes from the coding sequence ATGGGCATCATCGTATGGCTCGTCATGGGCGGCCTGGTCGGCTGGATCGCAAGCATGATCATGGGCACCAACGCCCAGCAGGGCATCATTCTCAACATCGTGGTCGGCATCGTCGGCGCACTGATCGGCGGATGGCTGATCGGGCCGCTACTCGGCGCCGGCTCCATCAACGACGGCATTACCATCATGAGCTTCATCGTGTCGCTGATCGGTGCGGTAATACTGCTCGCCATCCTGAGCTTGTTCCAACGCAGCAGGAAACGCTGA
- a CDS encoding YetF domain-containing protein, translating into MGAAAGNGGAPDALYCGEFLPAALRQARVTEDEVRVAVRSAGVDSLEKMRAFVLETDGSFSVVRQGEGGNGSSLVGVDGPRSSGSPSTVILPTG; encoded by the coding sequence GTGGGTGCGGCGGCTGGCAACGGGGGAGCCCCTGATGCTCTTTACTGCGGCGAGTTCCTGCCAGCGGCCCTGCGGCAGGCTCGGGTAACCGAAGACGAAGTACGGGTGGCGGTCCGCTCGGCCGGGGTCGACTCGTTGGAAAAGATGCGCGCGTTCGTCCTGGAGACCGACGGCTCGTTCAGCGTCGTCCGGCAGGGCGAGGGCGGGAACGGTTCCAGTCTCGTCGGCGTCGACGGACCCAGGAGTTCCGGGAGCCCGTCGACGGTAATCCTCCCGACCGGTTAA
- a CDS encoding DUF421 domain-containing protein has protein sequence MLFSGWDSLLRTLIVGVLAYVVLIVFLRVSGKRTLSKMNAFDLVVTVALGSTLATVLLAKDVALAEGLLAFALLIGLRFAVTWSSVRARWVRRLATGEPLMLFTAASSCQRPCGRLG, from the coding sequence ATGCTCTTTAGTGGATGGGATAGCCTGCTCCGCACCCTGATTGTCGGGGTGCTGGCCTACGTTGTGCTCATCGTGTTCCTTCGCGTCTCGGGGAAGCGGACACTCTCCAAGATGAACGCCTTCGACCTGGTTGTGACCGTCGCCCTGGGTTCAACCCTGGCGACGGTCCTGCTGGCCAAGGATGTCGCCCTCGCTGAAGGGCTGTTGGCCTTCGCCCTGCTCATCGGCCTGCGATTCGCCGTCACCTGGTCCAGCGTTCGAGCCCGGTGGGTGCGGCGGCTGGCAACGGGGGAGCCCCTGATGCTCTTTACTGCGGCGAGTTCCTGCCAGCGGCCCTGCGGCAGGCTCGGGTAA
- a CDS encoding DUF892 family protein, whose protein sequence is MKDKPYIKKQLHELLYQALETERGGIKIYEAALSCAQNEDLKGEWEEYLEQTRTHEQVLLKVFEELGLNPDTVTPGREVVAHLGDSLVTAMEMAKAHAGAAAAQLVAGECVVLAETKDLQNWELIGHLAENGQGEDTGALRTAFEAVGQEEEHHLHHTKGFVRELWIESLGLPAVLPPPEEVKKVETAIGAARADNLRDDMLKSKH, encoded by the coding sequence GTGAAGGATAAACCGTATATCAAGAAGCAGTTGCACGAGTTGTTGTATCAGGCTCTCGAGACGGAACGCGGTGGTATAAAGATCTACGAAGCCGCGCTGTCATGTGCGCAGAACGAGGACCTGAAAGGTGAATGGGAGGAGTACCTTGAGCAGACCCGCACCCATGAGCAGGTGCTGCTGAAGGTGTTCGAGGAACTGGGACTCAACCCGGACACCGTAACGCCCGGCCGGGAAGTGGTAGCACACCTAGGGGATTCGCTGGTCACCGCAATGGAAATGGCGAAGGCGCACGCCGGTGCTGCGGCCGCTCAACTTGTGGCCGGTGAGTGCGTGGTTCTGGCGGAAACCAAGGACCTCCAGAACTGGGAACTGATCGGGCACTTGGCAGAGAACGGCCAGGGAGAGGACACTGGCGCACTCAGAACCGCGTTCGAAGCGGTGGGGCAGGAAGAGGAACATCACCTCCACCACACGAAGGGTTTCGTCCGCGAATTATGGATCGAGTCGCTCGGATTGCCAGCGGTCCTTCCGCCCCCCGAGGAAGTGAAAAAGGTTGAAACCGCGATCGGCGCCGCGCGGGCGGACAACCTGCGCGACGACATGCTGAAATCGAAGCACTGA